In Raphanus sativus cultivar WK10039 chromosome 5, ASM80110v3, whole genome shotgun sequence, the following proteins share a genomic window:
- the LOC108805106 gene encoding methylcrotonoyl-CoA carboxylase subunit alpha, mitochondrial isoform X2: MSMTAWALRRNVRRKSYSIFIRYISSSASGGRATVKPPNERCIEKVLVANRGEIACRIMRTAKRLGIQTVAVYSDADRDSLHVKSADEAVRIGPPPARLSYLRGAAIMEAAARTGAQAIHPGYGFLSESSEFAQLCEDSGLTFIGPPPSAIRDMGDKSASKRIMGAAGVPLVPGYHGHEQDIDHMKSEAGKIGYPLIIKPTHGGGGKGMRIVQSEKEFADSFLGAQREAAASFGVNTILLEKYITRPRHIEVQVFGDKHGNVIHLYERDCSVQRRHQKIIEEAPAPNISEKFRASLGQAAVSAAKAVGYYNAGTVEFIVDTESDQFYFMEMNTRLQVEHPVTEMIVGQDLVEWQIRVANGEPLPISQAQVPLLGHAFEARIYAENVPKGFLPATGVLNHYRPVAVSSSVRVETGVEQGDTVSMHYDPMIAKLVVSGGNRGEALVKLKDCLSNFQVAGVPTNINFLQKLASHKEFAVGNVETHFIEHHKTDLFADESNPVAADMACKAAKHSAALVAACVSAIEHSDWNESNHGKLPSIWYAHPPFRVHHEAKQTIELEWDNECEGAGSKLVSLGVVYQPDGSYLIQEGNDSPSLEVRVTRAGNCEFRVEAAGLSMNVTIAAYLKDGYKHIHIWYGSEHHQFKQKVGIEFSEDEGGVQHRTSSETSSHPPGTVLAPMAGLVVKVLVENEAKVDQGQPVLVMEAMKMEHVVKAPSSGSIQDLKVKAGQQVSDGSALFRIKG; encoded by the exons ATGTCGATGACGGCATGGGCACTTCGTCGGAACGTTCGCCGGAAAAGTTACTCGATCTTTATTAGATACATCTCCAGCTCCGCATCTGGCGGAAGAGCTACGGTTAAGCCTCCTAACGAGCGGTGTATAGAGAAGGTTCTGGTGGCGAACAGAGGTGAGATCGCTTGCCGGATCATGAGAACGGCGAAGCGTCTTGGGATCCAGACCGTCGCGGTTTACAGCGACGCCGATAGAGACTCTCTCCATGTGAAATCTGCCGACGAAGCAGTACGAATTGGCCCTCCTCCGGCTCGGCTCAGTTACCTCAGGGGCGCAGCTATCATGGAGGCAGCTGCTCGGACCGGCGCACAG GCAATACACCCTGGCTATGGGTTCCTGTCGGAAAGTTCCGAGTTTGCGCAACTCTGTGAAGATTCGGGACTAACATTCATTGGACCTCCGCCATCTGCAATCAGAGACATGGGTGATAAAAG TGCATCCAAGAGAATAATGGGGGCTGCTGGAGTTCCTCTCGTGCCTGGATATCATGGCCATGAGCAAGATATCGATCATATGAAGTCAGAAGCTGGAAAGATTGGGTACCCTTTAATAATCAAACCAACACATGGCGGTGGGGGAAAG gGAATGAGGATAGTGCAAAGTGAGAAGGAATTTGCCGACTCGTTTTTGGGGGCTCAACGTGAGGCTGCTGCTTCTTTTGGCGTTAATACCATTCTTCTTGAGAAATACATCACTCGACCAAGGCATATAGAAGTCCAG GTATTTGGTGACAAACATGGAAATGTTATTCACCTTTACGAAAGAGATTGCAGTGTGCAAAGAAGACACCAAAAGATTATTGAAGAAGCTCCTGCG CCTAATATATCTGAAAAGTTCCGGGCTAGCTTAGGTCAAGCTGCTGTCTCTGCGGCAAAG GCAGTTGGATATTACAATGCTGGGACAGTGGAGTTCATAGTTGACACTGAGTCtgatcaattttattttatggagATGAACACCCGTCTCCAG GTTGAGCATCCTGTAACTGAGATGATCGTTGGTCAAGATCTTGTGGAATGGCAGATTCGAGTTGCCAATGGGGAACCTCTCCCCATAAGCCAAGCCCAGGTGCCACTGTTAG GTCATGCCTTTGAGGCCAGGATATATGCTGAAAATGTTCCAAAGGGCTTTCTTCCTGCAACTGGAGTCCTCAATCATTACCGCCCTGTTGCAGTCTCATCATCAG TTCGGGTTGAAACCGGAGTTGAGCAAGGGGACACTGTGAGCATGCACTATGATCCTATGATTGCAAAGCTTGTTGTCTCTGGAGGCAACCGCGGCGAAGCTTTAGTGAAACTGAAGGACTGCTTGTCTAACTTTCAG GTAGCAGGTGTACCTACAAACATAAATTTCCTTCAAAAACTCGCTAGTCATAAGGAGTTTGCAGTGGGCAACGTAGAAACTCATTTTATTGAGCACCATAAAACTGATCTATTTGCTGATGAGAGCAATCCAGTTGCAGCAGATATGGCATGCAAGGCAGCTAAGCATAGTGCAGCTTTAGTAGCTGCTTGTGTATCTGCAATCGAGCATTCTGATTGGAACGAAAGTAATCACG GAAAGCTTCCATCAATATGGTATGCCCATCCTCCTTTTAGGGTCCATCACGAAGCCAAGCAAACGATTGAGCTTGAGTGGGATAATGAGTGCGAGGGAGCTGGCTCGAAGCTTGTATCACTCGGTGTAGTATATCAACCAGATGGAAGCTATCTCATACAGGAAGGCAATGACTCACCAAGTTTAGAAGTCAGAGTAACTCGAGCAGGAAACTGCGAGTTTAGAGTTGAAGCGGCTGGGTTGAGCATGAATGTTACTATAGCCGCGTACTTGAAG GATGGTTATAAACATATCCATATATGGTACGGTTCAGAACACCATCAGTTCAAACAGAAGGTTGGAATTGAATTCTCTGAAGATGAAGGAGGTGTCCAACACAGAACCAGCTCAGAGACATCATCACACCCTCCAGGAACCGTTTTGGCCCCCATGGCTGGTTTGGTAGTCAAAGTTCTTGTTGAAAACGAAGCCAAAGTAGATCAAGGTCAACCTGTATTAGTCATGGAGGCAATGAAGATGGAG CACGTTGTGAAAGCACCGTCTTCTGGAAGTATACAGGACCTCAAAGTTAAAGCAGGCCAACAGGTTTCAGACGGTAGTGCTCTATTCAGGATCAAAGGTTAG
- the LOC108805106 gene encoding methylcrotonoyl-CoA carboxylase subunit alpha, mitochondrial isoform X1 has product MSMTAWALRRNVRRKSYSIFIRYISSSASGGRATVKPPNERCIEKVLVANRGEIACRIMRTAKRLGIQTVAVYSDADRDSLHVKSADEAVRIGPPPARLSYLRGAAIMEAAARTGAQAIHPGYGFLSESSEFAQLCEDSGLTFIGPPPSAIRDMGDKSASKRIMGAAGVPLVPGYHGHEQDIDHMKSEAGKIGYPLIIKPTHGGGGKGMRIVQSEKEFADSFLGAQREAAASFGVNTILLEKYITRPRHIEVQVFGDKHGNVIHLYERDCSVQRRHQKIIEEAPAPNISEKFRASLGQAAVSAAKAVGYYNAGTVEFIVDTESDQFYFMEMNTRLQVEHPVTEMIVGQDLVEWQIRVANGEPLPISQAQVPLLGHAFEARIYAENVPKGFLPATGVLNHYRPVAVSSSVRVETGVEQGDTVSMHYDPMIAKLVVSGGNRGEALVKLKDCLSNFQVAGVPTNINFLQKLASHKEFAVGNVETHFIEHHKTDLFADESNPVAADMACKAAKHSAALVAACVSAIEHSDWNESNHGKLPSIWYAHPPFRVHHEAKQTIELEWDNECEGAGSKLVSLGVVYQPDGSYLIQEGNDSPSLEVRVTRAGNCEFRVEAAGLSMNVTIAAYLKDGYKHIHIWYGSEHHQFKQKVGIEFSEDEGGVQHRTSSETSSHPPGTVLAPMAGLVVKVLVENEAKVDQGQPVLVMEAMKMEHVVKAPSSGSIQDLKVKAGQQVSDGSALFRIKG; this is encoded by the exons ATGTCGATGACGGCATGGGCACTTCGTCGGAACGTTCGCCGGAAAAGTTACTCGATCTTTATTAGATACATCTCCAGCTCCGCATCTGGCGGAAGAGCTACGGTTAAGCCTCCTAACGAGCGGTGTATAGAGAAGGTTCTGGTGGCGAACAGAGGTGAGATCGCTTGCCGGATCATGAGAACGGCGAAGCGTCTTGGGATCCAGACCGTCGCGGTTTACAGCGACGCCGATAGAGACTCTCTCCATGTGAAATCTGCCGACGAAGCAGTACGAATTGGCCCTCCTCCGGCTCGGCTCAGTTACCTCAGGGGCGCAGCTATCATGGAGGCAGCTGCTCGGACCGGCGCACAG GCAATACACCCTGGCTATGGGTTCCTGTCGGAAAGTTCCGAGTTTGCGCAACTCTGTGAAGATTCGGGACTAACATTCATTGGACCTCCGCCATCTGCAATCAGAGACATGGGTGATAAAAG TGCATCCAAGAGAATAATGGGGGCTGCTGGAGTTCCTCTCGTGCCTGGATATCATGGCCATGAGCAAGATATCGATCATATGAAGTCAGAAGCTGGAAAGATTGGGTACCCTTTAATAATCAAACCAACACATGGCGGTGGGGGAAAG gGAATGAGGATAGTGCAAAGTGAGAAGGAATTTGCCGACTCGTTTTTGGGGGCTCAACGTGAGGCTGCTGCTTCTTTTGGCGTTAATACCATTCTTCTTGAGAAATACATCACTCGACCAAGGCATATAGAAGTCCAG GTATTTGGTGACAAACATGGAAATGTTATTCACCTTTACGAAAGAGATTGCAGTGTGCAAAGAAGACACCAAAAGATTATTGAAGAAGCTCCTGCG CCTAATATATCTGAAAAGTTCCGGGCTAGCTTAGGTCAAGCTGCTGTCTCTGCGGCAAAG GCAGTTGGATATTACAATGCTGGGACAGTGGAGTTCATAGTTGACACTGAGTCtgatcaattttattttatggagATGAACACCCGTCTCCAG GTTGAGCATCCTGTAACTGAGATGATCGTTGGTCAAGATCTTGTGGAATGGCAGATTCGAGTTGCCAATGGGGAACCTCTCCCCATAAGCCAAGCCCAGGTGCCACTGTTAG GTCATGCCTTTGAGGCCAGGATATATGCTGAAAATGTTCCAAAGGGCTTTCTTCCTGCAACTGGAGTCCTCAATCATTACCGCCCTGTTGCAGTCTCATCATCAG TTCGGGTTGAAACCGGAGTTGAGCAAGGGGACACTGTGAGCATGCACTATGATCCTATGATTGCAAAGCTTGTTGTCTCTGGAGGCAACCGCGGCGAAGCTTTAGTGAAACTGAAGGACTGCTTGTCTAACTTTCAG GTAGCAGGTGTACCTACAAACATAAATTTCCTTCAAAAACTCGCTAGTCATAAGGAGTTTGCAGTGGGCAACGTAGAAACTCATTTTATTGAGCACCATAAAACTGATCTATTTGCTGATGAGAGCAATCCAGTTGCAGCAGATATGGCATGCAAGGCAGCTAAGCATAGTGCAGCTTTAGTAGCTGCTTGTGTATCTGCAATCGAGCATTCTGATTGGAACGAAAGTAATCACG GAAAGCTTCCATCAATATGGTATGCCCATCCTCCTTTTAGGGTCCATCACGAAGCCAAGCAAACGATTGAGCTTGAGTGGGATAATGAGTGCGAGGGAGCTGGCTCGAAGCTTGTATCACTCGGTGTAGTATATCAACCAGATGGAAGCTATCTCATACAGGAAGGCAATGACTCACCAAGTTTAGAAGTCAGAGTAACTCGAGCAGGAAACTGCGAGTTTAGAGTTGAAGCGGCTGGGTTGAGCATGAATGTTACTATAGCCGCGTACTTGAAG GATGGTTATAAACATATCCATATATGGTACGGTTCAGAACACCATCAGTTCAAACAGAAGGTTGGAATTGAATTCTCTGAAGATGAAGGAGGTGTCCAACACAGAACCAGCTCAGAGACATCATCACACCCTCCAGGAACCGTTTTGGCCCCCATGGCTGGTTTGGTAGTCAAAGTTCTTGTTGAAAACGAAGCCAAAGTAGATCAAGGTCAACCTGTATTAGTCATGGAGGCAATGAAGATGGAG CACGTTGTGAAAGCACCGTCTTCTGGAAGTATACAGGACCTCAAAGTTAAAGCAGGCCAACAGGTTTCAGACGGTAGTGCTCTATTCAGGATCAAAG GGTAA
- the LOC108861471 gene encoding protein NETWORKED 1D yields MAAVANFNTKRYSWWWDSHNIPKNSKWLQDNLTDMDSKVKQMIKVIEEDADSFARRAEMYYKKRPELMKLVEEFYRAYRALAERYDQATGVLRHAQQTMAEAFPNQDHTMMFGEDSLVGSSTEEFDPQTPESYPPIRAPVYPSDLQKDALGISSSHLSTVKRNIAFMEDPQSVYNGKGLRIGKARKGLDFNDVDGNGRNAKVLSESERASKAEAEIVALKEALSKVQAEKEANLAQFDQNLEKLSNLETEVSRAQEDSRGFNERATRAEAEVETLRETLSKVEVEKGASFLQYQQCLQNIADLEDRISLAQKEAGDVEERASQAEAEVVSLKQSLVRSETDKEAALVQYRQCLETISNLEDRLRKAEEDARLINQRAENADGEVESLKQKVSKLTEENEAYELQYQQCLETIADLKLKLFHAQEETQRLSREIEDGVAKLKVAEEKCVVLERSNKNLHSELDGLLEKLGNQSHELTEKQEEMGRLWTTVQEEHLRFMEAETAFQTLQQLHSQSQEELSSLALELQNRSQILEDMEARNIGLQEEVQEAKDENKCLSELNLSSAASIKILQEEVSRLREKIQELEAEVELRVDQRNALQQEIYCLKEELSQIGKKHQSMVEQVELVGLHPERVGSSVKELQEENSKLKEIKERGSIEKAALLEKLELMENLVQKNLVLENSIANLNSELETIRGKLKTVEEACVSLAEEKSGLHSEKDMLISRLQSATENSRKLSEENRLLENSLSDANAELEELKSNLKSLEDSCYLLNDEKSSLVNERESLLSHMDIMRKSIEDLEKEQAELKVKLLELATERECSLQKIEELGVSLDAKDRDHASFVQLSESQMNVMKSKIHHLQDENQRQEREYQVELDRAHDAHVEIIVLQKCLQDWLEKSSSLVAENQKIKEASQLLEKLVSELEQGNVGKQVQIESSINCIKTLRAGIFQVLMKLEVIPCIDSDDENSQDQKNMHDILSRLDEMQTMLLKVQNENQQSAIENLVLVEFLRQLKSEAVGIAAGKKLLEKELESQRCQLSLSQDEIQKLSSMNGELTTKVYQGVNREEVLKVEVEDLQRQVLQLGSDYTILQGENYKTLEEKMYLTKSTLRLEEEKRELEEDISLLLSEAIYQSNLILLLEDVVLEKLSEAVKLNEDLDRLSFVKSKLEEEVREVGDKLKSAETENLQLKGLLEKTDTELLSARSANDQLEQAISDVKNQLVQKEKELLEAMLMISIVQNEKSGLSKAVEDLECKYKETKAIEEDKDKQVLKLRGDYDEQVKKSGHANEANLKLEAELEGMKVGKEKLNQELSKEKNDVELWESQASTLFGDLQISVVRETLLEGLIHELAEAYKNLEKRSTLKDVEVDQLKGRVSNLEDANKGQNDLMRKYVQAIILLEESIESLEKHIDMPHAFKNEPAKDTASMVDNNEGFLELQEICLRIKAIEEAVTEKLAVQELRTAARRSGSLQKQNHEIYPEENEMITKDILLDQVSDCSSYGISKRDILKIEDDHSLEVKPQHPQKGKSMSEESLVVDKLEVSDRFTDPNKEVNKRKVLERLDSDLQKLSNLHIAVEDLKSKVEREERSEKEKEDEYETVKGQINEAEEALEKLLSINRKLVTKVVRGFEISDGSKSSMDLDEDENSRRRRISEQARRGSEKIGRLQLEIQRLQFLLLKLEGERENRAKAKVSDSKTRTLLKDYIYGGVRGERRKRIKKRFAFCGCVQQPPPSP; encoded by the exons ATGGCTGCTGTTGCGAATTTTAACACTAAACGCTATTCTTGGTGGTGGGATAGTCACAATATCCCCAAGAACTCTAAATGGCTTCAGGATAATCTTACAG aTATGGATAGTAAAGTGAAGCAAATGATCAAAGTGATTGAAGAAGACGCAGATTCCTTTGCTAGGCGAGCAGAGATGTATTACAAAAAGCGTCCTGAGCTTATGAAACTGGTTGAAGAGTTTTATCGAGCTTATCGTGCTTTAGCTGAAAGATACGATCAGGCGACCGGTGTTCTTCGCCATGCTCAGCAGACTATGGCAGAAGCGTTCCCTAACCAAGACCACACCATGATGTTTGGTGAGGACTCACTCGTTGGTTCTTCCACAGAGGAGTTTGATCCACAAACGCCTGAGAGTTATCCTCCTATCCGAGCTCCGGTTTACCCCAGCGACTTGCAAAAGGATGCTCTGGGGATCTCTTCCTCTCATTTGAGTACCGTAAAGCGGAATATAGCCTTCATGGAAGATCCTCAGTCTGTGTATAACgggaaaggtttgagaattggAAAGGCAAGAAAAGGACTGGATTTCAATGATGTCGATGGAAACGGAAGAAACGCCAAGGTTCTTTCAGAGTCTGAACGCGCTAGCAAAGCTGAAGCTGAGATAGTGGCGCTAAAAGAGGCTCTTTCGAAAGTACAGGCTGAAAAGGAAGCTAACTTGGCTCAGTTTGATCAGAATTTGGAGAAACTGTCTAATCTTGAGACTGAGGTATCTCGTGCACAAGAGGACTCAAGGGGTTTTAACGAACGAGCCACAAGAGCCGAAGCTGAGGTTGAAACACTCAGAGAAACGCTCAGCAAAGTAGAGGTTGAAAAGGGAGCCAGCTTTCTTCAGTACCAGCAATGTCTACAAAACATAGCTGATTTGGAGGATCGCATTTCTCTAGCCCAGAAGGAGGCTGGAGATGTAGAAGAGCGAGCCAGCCAAGCTGAAGCCGAAGTTGTATCCTTGAAGCAAAGCCTTGTTCGATCAGAAACTGACAAGGAAGCTGCTCTTGTCCAGTACCGGCAGTGCTTGGAAACCATATCTAACCTGGAAGATAGGTTGCGCAAGGCTGAGGAAGATGCCAGGTTAATCAATCAAAGGGCAGAAAATGCTGATGGTGAAGTGGAAAGCTTGAAGCAAAAGGTCTCCAAATTGACTGAAGAAAACGAAGCTTATGAACTCCAATACCAACAGTGCCTGGAGACAATTGCGGATCTAAAGCTCAAGCTGTTTcatgctcaagaagaaaccCAGAGGCTTAGCCGTGAAATAGAGGATGGGGTTGCCAAGTTAAAAGTTGCGGAGGAAAAATGTGTAGTGCTTGAGAGATCAAACAAAAATCTGCACTCTGAGCTGGATGGTTTATTGGAGAAACTGGGGAATCAAAGTCATGAACTCACGGAGAAACAGGAAGAGATGGGAAGATTGTGGACTACTGTGCAAGAAGAACACTTGCGTTTCATGGAGGCTGAGACCGCCTTTCAAACCCTGCAGCAACTGCACTCTCAGTCTCAGGAGGAGCTAAGCAGTTTGGCATTGGAACTGCAAAACAGGTCTCAGATCCTTGAAGATATGGAGGCCCGTAACATTGGTTTACAGGAGGAAGTCCAGGAAGCAAAAGATGAGAACAAATGCCTCAGTGAGCTCAATCTCTCTTCGGCTGCATCCATCAAAATTTTGCAGGAGGAGGTTTCAAGATTACGGGAGAAAATACAGGAACTTGAAGCAGAAGTTGAATTGAGAGTGGACCAGAGAAATGCTTTGCAGCAAGAAATATATTGTCTTAAAGAGGAACTAAGCCAGATAGGAAAGAAACACCAGTCCATGGTGGAACAGGTGGAGTTGGTTGGTTTGCATCCAGAAAGAGTTGGATCTTCTGTCAAGGAGTTGCAGGAGGAGAACTCAAAGCTTAAGGAAATAAAGGAAAGGGGAAGTATTGAAAAGGCTGCACTGCTTGAGAAGTTAGAGTTGATGGAAAATCTTGTTCAGAAAAATCTTGTTCTGGAGAACTCCATAGCAAATTTGAATTCTGAGCTGGAAACAATCAGAGGAAAGCTGAAGACAGTGGAGGAAGCTTGTGTGTCACTTGCAGAAGAGAAATCGGGTCTTCATTCTGAGAAGGACATGTTGATTTCCCGTTTGCAGAGTGCTACAGAAAACAGCAGGAAACTCTCTGAGGAAAACAGGTTACTGGAGAATTCTCTTTCTGATGCCAATGCAGAGCTTGAAGAACTCAAGTCAAATTTAAAAAGCCTAGAAGACTCATGCTACTTGCTGAATGATGAAAAGTCCAGTTTAGTTAATGAAAGAGAAAGCCTACTCTCTCATATGGATATAATGAGAAAAAGCATTGAAGATCTGGAGAAAGAACAAGCAGAGTTAAAAGTGAAACTTTTGGAGTTAGCAACCGAGAGGGAATGTTCTCTTCAGAAAATTGAAGAGCTGGGAGTGTCTCTAGATGCCAAAGACCGTGACCACGCTAGTTTTGTGCAGCTGTCTGAGAGTCAGATGAATGTCATGAAATCAAAGATCCATCATCTTCAAGATGAAAATCAACGCCAGGAGAGAGAGTATCAAGTAGAACTGGATCGAGCTCACGATGCCCATGTTGAGATTATTGTTCTGCAGAAATGTTTGCAGGACTGGCTTGAGAAGAGTTCCTCTCTCGTTGCTGAGAATCAGAAGATCAAAGAGGCTTCTCAACTGTTGGAAAAGCTAGTCTCTGAACTAGAACAGGGAAATGTTGGGAAACAAGTGCAGATTGAGTCCTCCATTAACTGCATTAAAACACTGAGAGCGGGGATTTTCCAGGTATTGATGAAGCTTGAAGTTATCCCATGTATAGATTCCGATGATGAGAACTCGCAAGACCAGAAAAACATGCATGACATATTGAGTAGACTTGATGAGATGCAAACTATGCTTTTGAAGGTTCAGAATGAAAACCAGCAGTCCGCTATTGAGAACCTCGTCCTAGTTGAATTTCTTCGGCAACTGAAATCAGAAGCTGTTGGCATTGCAGCAGGGAAGAAACTCCTTGAGAAAGAACTTGAATCTCAGCGTTGCCAGCTCTCCCTTTCGCAGGATGAGATCCAGAAACTTAGCTCCATGAATGGGGAATTGACCACAAAAGTTTATCAAGGAGTCAACAGAGAAGAAGTCTTGAAGGTGGAAGTTGAGGATTTGCAAAGGCAAGTCTTGCAACTTGGAAGTGACTACACCATTTTGCAGGGAGAGAATTACAAAACTTTGGAAGAGAAAATGTACTTGACAAAGTCTACACTGCGGTTAGAGGAGGAGAAACGTGAACTAGAAGAGGATATCTCTTTGCTTCTTTCCGAGGCTATATACCAAAGCAATCTCATTCTTCTTTTGGAGGATGTCGTTTTGGAAAAACTTTCAGAGGCGGTGAAACTAAACGAGGATTTGGACAGACTCAGTTTTGTTAAGAGTAAGCTCGAGGAAGAGGTAAGGGAGGTTGGTGATAAGTTAAAATCTGCAGAAACTGAGAACTTGCAGCTTAAAGGTTTGCTAGAGAAAACAGACACCGAGCTGCTCTCTGCTAGATCAGCCAATGATCAGTTGGAACAGGCAATTTCTGATGTGAAGAATCAACTGGTTCAGAAGGAGAAAGAACTTCTAGAAGCTATGCTTATGATCTCCATAGTGCAAAATGAAAAATCTGGATTATCCAAGGCAGTGGAGGATTTAGAATGTAAATACAAGGAAACTAAAGCAATAGAAGAAGATAAAGATAAGCAGGTTCTGAAACTCCGAGGAGATTACgatgagcaggttaagaagagCGGTCATGCCAACGAAGCTAATCTGAAACTGGAAGCTGAACTCGAAGGAATGAAAGTGGGGAAGGAAAAGCTGAACCAGGAGCTTTCCAAAGAGAAGAATGATGTTGAACTATGGGAGTCTCAAGCTTCAACATTGTTTGGAGATTTGCAGATTTCAGTTGTTCGTGAAACATTGCTTGAAGGGTTGATCCATGAGCTAGCGGAAGCCTACAAGAACCTTGAAAAAAGAAGCACATTAAAAGACGTGGAGGTTGACCAGCTTAAAGGAAGAGTGAGCAACTTAGAGGATGCGAATAAAGGACAAAACGATCTTATGAGAAAATATGTCCAAGCCATTATATTGTTGGAGGAGAGCATAGAATCTCTGGAAAAACATATTGACATGCCTCACGCATTCAAGAATGAACCAGCCAAG GACACTGCTTCAATGGTGGATAACAACGAGGGTTTCTTAGAGCTTCAAGAAATATGTTTGAGAATCAAAGCTATTGAAGAGGCTGTAACCGAAAAGCTTGCAGTGCAAGAACTAAGAACAGCTGCCCGCAGAAGTGGAAGTCTGCAGAAACAGAACCATGAAATCTATCCAGAAGAAAACGAAATGATCACGAAAGATATCTTACTCGACCAGGTTTCTGATTGCTCGTCATATGGGATTAGTAAGAGAGACATTTTGAAGATAGAAGATGATCACAGTCTTGAGGTAAAGCCACAACACCCTCAAAAAGGTAAATCCATGTCTGAAGAGTCACTGGTCGTGGACAAACTAGAGGTCTCCGACAGGTTCACGGATCCAAACAAAGAAGTAAACAAGAGGAAAGTTCTCGAGAGACTTGATTCAGATTTACAGAAGCTCTCGAATCTTCATATAGCCGTAGAAGATTTGAAAAGCAAAgtggagagagaggagagaagcgagaaagaaaaggaagacGAGTACGAAACAGTGAAGGGACAGATCAATGAAGCAGAGGAAGCGTTAGAGAAACTTCTAAGCATCAACAGGAAACTGGTGACAAAAGTGGTGAGGGGATTTGAGATATCAGATGGAAGCAAGTCATCAATGGATCTTGATGAGGATGAGAACAGCAGAAGGAGGCGGATATCAGAACAAGCGAGGAGAGGATCAGAGAAGATTGGGAGGTTGCAGCTGGAGATACAGAGGTTACAGTTTTTGTTGCTGAAGCtggaaggagaaagagagaatcGAGCGAAAGCTAAGGTGTCGGATAGTAAAACGAGGACTCTTCTTAAGGACTATATCTATGGTGGAGTGAGAGGTGAGCGACGGAAGAGGATTAAAAAGCGGTTTGCGTTTTGTGGGTGTGTGCAGCAACCACCTCCATCTCCTTGA